From the genome of Cinclus cinclus chromosome 12, bCinCin1.1, whole genome shotgun sequence, one region includes:
- the LOC134048605 gene encoding LOW QUALITY PROTEIN: laminin subunit beta-2-like (The sequence of the model RefSeq protein was modified relative to this genomic sequence to represent the inferred CDS: inserted 1 base in 1 codon; deleted 2 bases in 1 codon), translating to MLCLLLASLGTGQCCXTRGPPPPCTFLCLTLAKSRCGQVPPLAWHGCRRRRQAPAALLQEQQLSPASPARAQPEPSGPPTRQPTRATSRLPSIPGSHGHRQIPWLSMDLLVLAFLLVGGLVAGDWQEPDVSHGCTRGSCYPATGNLLVGRATRLSATSTCGLDGPQEYCIVSHLQDSEKCFTCDSREPSLPESHRIENVIYLSSPHDQRTWWQSENGVEHVSIRLDLESEFHFTHLIMKFKTFRPAAMLVERSADFGHTWKVYRYFAYNCSKLFPGVPTHPLGRVDEVLCDQRYSEIEPSSHGEVIFKVLDPSIPVADPYSPEIQDLLRVTNLRVNLTKLHTLGDNLLDSRREVLQKYYYAVDELVLRGSCFCHGHAAHCAPAPGAPTPSVPGMIHGRCVCEHHTQGLNCERCEDFYQDLPWRPAEGSSTNACRRCDCNEHSRRCHFDMAVFLATGNTSGGVCDDCQHNTMGRHCHLCKPFYYRHPRSDIRSPTACAPCDCDPAGSLDGGACDGHTDVALGMIAGQCRCKENVAGPRCDRCRHGAYGLSHGDPQGCQPCRCDPRGTVAGSSPCDPISGDCYCKRFVAGRSCSQCVPEFWGLSYDLGGCRPCACDFGGAYNNRCSMEDGACPCRPHIMGRQCDQVQPGFFCAPLDYYTYEAEQATGHGPSHPQLPGAIRAEVPQDCLEYDTREPVGRKGRSRHQPRAPHPPVPSRRSRQQPPKLDVEEVVRDSAGRMVTWTGSGFARVRDGAGLTFRVDNVPYPMDYELLLRYEPESAEDWEAMVSVSSRVLPTSSRCGNLLPSEQMYRESLPHSQRYVLLSRPFCFEPSTPYEVTMRLQRAGVTQRHPGAFILIDSLVLLPRVSELPGFHGAEAAARQEELERYQCLEVFRMAPPHPLAQACARLVCSVSALMHGGALPCQCDPQGSRSSECQVQGGQCECKPHVIGRRCERCAPGSYGFGPLGCSPCTCSPEGSVSQLCDQVSGQCRCQPSTVGRQCDQCQPGHWGFPACRPCQCNGHTEECDPRTGTCLRCRDHTSGRHCERCQDGYYGNPVLGSGQQCRPCPCPGYPGTRHYHGTACHADDETHHIVCLCAPGYAGPRCDRCSPGYFGAPEVEGGECRPCQCNNNIDASDPEGCDPHTGQCLRCLYHTAGPHCAQCQPGYYGNALQRSCRRCGCDQRGTLASHCTNGSCDCDRGTGACTCRPNVVGKSCDRCAPHFWNLGGPRGCEPCGCHPTHALHPACDTVTGQCQCRPGFGGRVCSQCQEHHWGDPEQECRACECDPLGAESPQCEQDNGQCQCRLGFGGLRCDRCQRGYQEPFPHCSPCHPCFGRWDLTVGSLREGLQRLGAQVQSLREGGSALPLSPRRLRELEETLGHVEQLLGEGDSPVGPLLDGLPRQLGGTRMELDNFWKHLQELERHLGQLAQADMQHHDRLAELSHKLGVLNRTTSHLQTLLSNVAAAGFSESYRSILASMEASRQAEVVANGTAGELRRAQMTQRETERVLRQRGDTFRRGTAAARKSLREAQKRVMGLNITRINEKICGAPGDRSCEHSLCGGALCRDSEGTRHCGGTGCAGALPISARALSTVQNASQQLEVTLGQLGVVAQKMQEVQELARGARSRAEEALGRSQAARSRAEKATAQLRDFIRRIKAFLAEEGADPGSIELVARQVLNISLPSSPEQIQELLWQIRDSIGQLEGVDAVLNSTAEGLAVAQGLLAQGQKARQRAEGIRDELVGTQQALEVAQTQAMTAGSTLQSARDAIQVAENRAKEAERSLRVLDRKESQAQRRLQELAQHITVLQESSQDTRHMAQQAKDGAQRATTTSGMLSQDLAQVTQRYVVLKNRVGLLDRVSGGALQRVSQLMAEAQDLLDKASNSKRKLEDLEQRFGANERTMAAKVTRLQALEQQVTGLLQEIRERANAYATC from the exons ATGCTGTGCCTTCTCCTGGCCAGCCTAGGCACAGGACAGTGCT TCACACGTGGGCCACCTCCACCGTGTACCTTCCTCTGCCTCACCTTGGCTAAATCTCGGTGCGGGCAGGTCCCTCCCCTCGCCTGGCACGGCTGCCGGAGGAGGAGACAGGCACCGGCCGCCCTCctccaggaacagcagctgaGCCCTGCC AGCCCAGCCCGAGCCCAGCCTGAGCCCAGCGGGCCTCCGACTCGGCAGCCCACCCGGGCCACCAGCCGCCTGCCCAGCATCCCAGGCTCCCACGGGCACAG GCAGATTCCGTGGTTGTCCATGGACCTCTTGGTGCTTGCTTTCCTCCTGG TGGGGGGACTGGTGGCAGGAGACTGGCAGGAGCCTGATGTGAGCCATGGCTGCACCCGTGGCAGCTGCTACCCAGCCACTGGGAACCTGTTGGTGGGGCGAGCCACCCGCCTGAGTGCTACCTCCACCTGTGGGCTGGACGGGCCCCAGGAGTACTGCATTGTCAGTCACCTCCAG gattCAGAGAAATGTTTCACCTGTGACTCACGTGAACCATCCCTGCCTGAGAGCCACCGCATTGAGAATGTCATCTACCTGAGCAGCCCTCATGACCAACGGACCTGGTGGCAGTCAGAGAATG GTGTGGAGCATGTCAGCATCCGCCTGGACCTGGAGAGCGAGTTCCACTTCACCCACCTCATCATGAAGTTTAAA ACCTTCCGCCCCGCGGCCATGCTGGTGGAGCGCTCAGCGGACTTTGGGCACACCTGGAAGGTGTACCGCTACTTTGCCTACAACTGCTCCAAACTCTTCCCTGGAGTCCCCACCCACCCCTTGGGGCGTGTGGATGAGGTGCTATGTGACCAGCGCTACTCTGAGATCGAGCCCTCCAGCCACGGGGAG GTCATCTTCAAGGTGCTGGACCCCTCTATCCCCGTAGCAGATCCCTACAGCCCAGAAATCCAGG ACCTGCTTCGTGTCACCAACCTGAGGGTGAACCTCACCAAGCTGCACACACTGGGAGACAACCTGCTGGACTCACGTCGGGAGGTGCTGCAAAAGTACTACTACGCTGTGGATGAACTGGTGCTGCGTGGGAGCTGCTTCTGCCATGGCCATGCTGCCCACTGTGCCCCAGCACCGGGTGCCCCAACACCCTCTGTCCCTGGCATG ATCCACGGGCGCTGTGTCTGTGAGCACCACACACAGGGACTGAACTGCGAGCGCTGCGAGGACTTCTACCAAGACCTGCCTTGGCGCCCGGCCGAGGGCTCCAGCACCAACGCCTGTCGCC gctgtgacTGCAACGAGCACTCACGGCGGTGCCATTTTGACATGGCCGTGTTCCTGGCCACGGGGAACACCAGTGGGGGTGTGTGTGACGACTGCCAGCACAACACCATGGGTCGTCATTGCCACCTCTGCAAGCCCTTCTACTACCGGCACCCTCGTTCTGACATCCGGTCCCCCACTGCCTGTGCCC CGTGTGACTGTGACCCGGCAGGCTCACTGGATGGAGGTGCCTGCGACGGGCACACGGACGTGGCGCTTGGCATGATTGCGGGGCAGTGCCGCTGCAAGGAGAATGTGGCTGGTCCCCGCTGTGACCGATGCCGGCACGGCGCCTATGGCCTCAGCCATGGCGATCCACAGGGCTGCCAGC CATGCAGGTGTGACCCACGGGGTACGGTAGCAGGCAGCTCCCCGTGTGACCCCATCAGTGGGGACTGCTACTGCAAACGCTTCGTGGCTGGGCGCTCCTGCAGCCAGTGTGTG CCCGAGTTCTGGGGTCTGAGCTATGACCTGGGGGGCTGCCGGCCCTGTGCCTGTGACTTCGGGGGAGCCTACAACAACCG GTGCTCCATGGAGGATGGGGCATGTCCCTGCCGTCCCCATATCATGGGGCGGCAGTGTGACCAGGTACAGCCCGGCTTCTTCTGTGCCCCCCTTGACTACTACACCTATGAAGCTGAGCAGGCCACTGGCCATGGCCCCAGCCACCCTCAGCTCCCG GGTGCCATTCGGGCGGAGGTGCCCCAGGACTGCCTGGAGTATGACACCAGGGAGCCGGTGGGGCGGAAGGGACGCTCACGGCATCAACCCCGTGCTCCCCACCCCCCTGTCCCCTCGCGCCGCAGCCGCCAGCAGCCCCCCAAG CTGGATGTGGAGGAGGTGGTGCGGGACAGTGCCGGGCGCATGGTGACGTGGACGGGCTCGGGGTTTGCCCGGGTGCGGGATGGGGCTGGCCTGACCTTCCGCGTGGACAACGTGCCCTACCCCATGGACTACGAGCTGCTGCTGCGCTATGAGCCCGAG TCAGCTGAGGACTGGGAGGCCATGGTCAGCGTCAGTTCCCGGGTGCTGCCCACCAGCTCTCGCTGTGGGAACCTGCTGCCCTCCGAGCAGATGTACCGTGAGAGTCTGCCCCACAGCCAGAG GTACGTGTTGCTGTCCCGGCCTTTCTGCTTTGAGCCTAGCACCCCTTATGAGGTGACCATGCGGCTTCAGCGGGCCGGTGTCACCCAGCGCCACCCTGGTGCCTTCATCCTCATCGACTCG CTGGTGCTCCTGCCGCGGGTATCAGAGTTGCCAGGGTTCCatggggcagaggcagcagcgcgccaggaggagctggagcggTACCAGTGCCTGGAGGTGTTTCGAATGGCTCCCCCTCATCCCCTGGCCCAGGCCTGTGCCCGCCTGGTCTGCAGTGTCTCAGCCCTGATGCACGGCGGGGCACTGC cctgcCAGTGCGACCCACAGGGTTCCCGCAGCAGCGAGTGCCAGGTACAGGGTGGGCAGTGTGAGTGCAAGCCCCATGTCATCGGCCGACGCTGCGAACGCTGTGCCCCAGGCAGCTACGGCTTCGGGCCCCTGGGATGCAGCC cctgcACCTGCTCCCCAGAGGGCTCGGTGTCCCAGCTGTGCGACCAGGTGAGCGGGCAGTGCCGGTGCCAGCCCAGCACCGTGGGCCGGCAGTGTGAccagtgccagcctggccaCTGGGGCTTCCCTGCCTGCCGGCCCTGCCAGTGCAATGGGCACACTGAGGAGTGTGACCCCCGAACGGGCACCTGCCTGCGCTGCCGTGACCATACAAGCGGACGGCATTGTGAGAG GTGTCAGGATGGTTACTATGGAAACCCTGTGCTGGGCTCGGGGCAGCAGTGCcggccctgcccctgccccggctACCCTGGCACACGGCATTACCACGGGACTGCCTGCCATGCTGACGATGAGACACACCACATTGTCtgtctctgtgctcctggaTATGCAG GGCCGCGCTGTGACCGCTGCTCCCCTGGTTACTTTGGGGCTCCGGAGGTGGAGGGGGGGGAGTGCCGGCCCTGCCAGTGCAACAACAACATCGATGCCAGCGACCCAGAGGGCTGCGACCCCCACACAGGACAGTGCCTGCGCTGCCTGTACCACACTGCTGGGCCACACTGTGCCCAGTGTCAGCCTGGATACTACGGCAATGCCCTGCAGCGCAGCTGCCGGC GTTGTGGCTGTGACCAGCGGGGTACACTGGCCTCCCACTGCACCAACGGCTCCTGCGATTGTGACCGTGGCACAGGAGCCTGTACCTGCCGGCCCAACGTTGTGGGCAAGAGCTGTGATCGCTGCGCACCCCACTTCTGGAACCTGGGGGGGCCAAGGGGCTGTGAGCCCTGCGGCTGCCACCCCACACATGCCCTGCACCCGGCCTGTGACACA GTGACAGGGCAGTGCCAGTGCCGGCCTGGCTTCGGGGGTCGTGTGtgttcccagtgccaggagcaccACTGGGGAGACCCTGAGCAGGAGTGCCGAG CCTGTGAGTGTGACCCGCTGGGTGCTGAGAGCCCACAGTGCGAGCAGGACAACGGGCAGTGCCAGTGCCGGCTGGGATTCGGGGGGCTGCGCTGTGACCGCTGCCAGCGGGGCTACCAGGAGCCCTTCCCCCACTGCTCACCCTGCCACCCTTGCTTTGGGCGCTGGGACCTGACCGTGGGCAGCCTGAGGGAAGGGCTGCAACGCCTTGGAGCACAGGTGCAGTCACTGAGGGAGGGGGGATCTGCACTCCCACTCAGCCCCCGTCGCCTGCGGGAGCTGGAGGAGACTCTGGGGCACGTGGaacagctgctgggagaggggGACAGCCCTGTAGGTCCCCTCCTCGATGGACTGCCCAGGCAGTTGGGTGGCACCAG GATGGAGCTGGACAACTTCTGGAAGCACCTCCAAGAGCTGGAGCGACATCTAGGCCAGCTGGCGCAGGCAGATATGCAGCACCATGACCGGCTAGCTGAGCTGAGCCACAAGCTGGGAGTTCTCAACCGAACCACCTCCCACCTTCAAACCCTCCTCAGCAATGTAGCGGCAGCTGGATTCAGCG AGTCTTACCGCAGCATCCTGGCATCGATGGAGGCCTCACGGCAGGCAGAGGTGGTGGCCAATGGCACGGCTGGCGAGCTACGTAGGGCGCAGATGACACAGCGGGAGACTGAGCGGGTGCTGCGGCAGCGGGGAGACACTTTCCGCCgtggcacagctgcagcccGGAAATCCTTGCGGGAGGCACAGAAACGGGTGATGGGACTCAACATTACCAGGATCAATGAGAAG ATTTGTGGGGCACCTGGAGACCGGAGCTGCGAGCACTCGTTGTGTGGAGGAGCCTTGTGCCGAGATAGTGAGGGGACAAGGCATTGCGGTGGCACTGGGTGTGCAGGAGCACTGCCTATCTCAGCTCGAGCCCTGAGCACTGTACAAAATGCCTCACAGCAGCTGGAGGTGACATTAGGGCAGCTGGGTGTTGTGGCACAGAAG atgcaggaggtgcaggagctgGCACGGGGGGCACGCAGCCGGGCAGAGGAGGCACTGGGGCGCTCTCAGGCCGCCCGCAGTCGTGCAGAGAAGGCGACGGCCCAGCTGCGGGACTTCATCCGCCGAATCAAGGCTTTCCTGGCAG aagAGGGAGCTGACCCAGGCAGCATCGAGCTGGTGGCCCGGCAGGTGCTGAACatctccctgcccagcagccccGAACagatccaggagctgctgtggcagatACGGGACAGCATCGGGCAGCTAGAGGGGGTGGATGCAGTTCtcaacagcacagcagaggggctggctGTGGCACAAGgtctgctggcacagggacagaagGCCAGGCAA cgAGCAGAAGGCATAAGGGATGAGCtggtggggacacagcaggcaTTGGAGGTGGCACAGACACAGGCCATGACAGCAGGGAGCACCCTGCAGAGCGCCAGAGATGCCATCCAGGTGGCTGAGAACAGGGCCAAGGAG GCGGAGCGCAGTCTGCGGGTGCTGGACAGGAAGGAGTCTCAGGCacagaggcggctgcaggaacTGGCACAGCACATCACTGTCCTCCAGGAGAGCAGCCAGGATACTCGCCACATGGCCCAGCAAGCCAAGGATGGGGCACAGCGTGCCACCACAACCTCAGGGATGCTTAGCCAG GACCTGGCACAAGTAACACAGCGTTATGTGGTGCTGAAGAACCGGGTGGGCTTGCTGGACAGGGTGTCTGGTGGGGCCCTGCAGCGTGTATCACAGCTGATGGCAGAGGCCCAAGACCTCCTGGATAAGGCCAGCAACAGCAAGAGGAAGCTGGAAG ACCTGGAGCAGCGCTTTGGGGCCAATGAACGGACGATGGCAGCAAAAGTGACACGACTGCAGGCTTTGGAGCAGCAGGTCACCGGGCTGTTGCAGGAGATCCGGGAGAGGGCCAACGCTTACGCCACCTGCTAG
- the LAMB2 gene encoding laminin subunit beta-2: MRSPAKRSPAVLLLLPLLAGLGVALAPDSPQGCARGSCYPATGDLLVGRAARLSATSTCGLRRPQPYCIVSHLQEEKKCFICDSRRPYDARTNTNSHRIENVVTSFAPRPKKAWWQSENGVEHVSIQLDLEAEFHFTHLIMTFKTFRPAAMLVERSADFGHTWKVYRYFAYDCAASFPHVPHGPPRRIDDVICESRYSDIEPSTEGEVIYRVLDPAIPIRDPYSPAIQNLLRVTNLRVNLTKLHTLGDNLLDSRREIQEKYYYALYELVMRGNCFCYGHASECAPLSGAPATTNGMVHGRCVCKHHTQGLNCERCEDFYQDLPWRPAEGSSTNACRRCDCNEHSRRCHFDMAVFLATGNTSGGVCDDCQHNTMGRHCHLCKPFYYKDPTKDLRDPAVCRACDCDPEGSLDGGLCDSADDPARGLIAGQCRCKEHVAGPRCDRCKPSFFGLSTDNPQGCQRCQCDPRGTVADGSRCNPVSGECFCKRLVTGRSCNQCLPEHWGLSHDLPGCRPCDCDVGGARNNLCAMGTGQCQCRSHVIGRQCEQVETGFYRINLDHYTYEAEDARLHQGSVVEREPPPDRPGSWTGTGFARMLEGGWVEFHVSDVPFSTEYDVVIRYEPQHPEAWQEVGLKVLRPSPVSTSSPCGNTIPADDQLSTSLPSGARYVVLSQPICLEQGVSYTVRLELGCAAAHQDPTASVLIDSLVLLPRYSSLEMFIAGDPSSMERRETFERYHCAQPFHAAGPSPMAEPCSSLLHSLSAILHDGALSCLCDPQGSLSAECQPQGGQCQCKPNVMGRRCHRCSPGTFGFGPGGCRPCQCSHEGSVSTICDSTTGQCPCREGTHGPRCDRCQPGHWGFPVCRPCQCNGHTENCDPRTGSCLRCRDHTDGERCQRCAAGHFGNPSLGSGQHCRPCPCPEGPSTARHFAASCYQDSRTQQVVCHCSPGYTGSRCDECAPGYYGDPLQGGHCLPCQCHDNIDVMDPEACDRRTGQCLRCLYNTAGPHCAECQPGFYGDATRHSCRRCSCNPLGTDPSTCGPQQCHCDRHSGQCHCLPHVEGQSCDRCSPNFWNLASGRGCQPCACHPQHSLTPTCNQFTGQCSCRPGFGGQTCTDCQEHHWGDPRQQCRACDCDPRGIASAQCHRSSGHCDCRPGISGVRCDQCARGFAGTFPACQPCHPCFGDWDRVVQDLAARTQALAQRASLLQHTGAAGAFKGTFRQLEENLATVRDVVATRNTTAATAAHLTHSMEGLRRHIEEATERLTRVEGELTAAQDANFNASHVLNTVDRGARALNHSLQDLEQRLHALKTSNFLGAYDSIRQSYEESQEAERQADTSTRAVPSPVSISAGTRHRTEQLLASQRDDFNRHNAASRRALMDLAARAQALSLQPLNEKVCGVVGDVPCAESPCGGAGCQDEDGGRRCGGLSCGGAVSKADSALDRARHAQEELRQAASDMTQLSHKVAEAKGKANEARLQAQAALDKANQTRACVESSNKELRELISHVKAFLSQEGADPESIEVVASRVLELSLPAAPDQIQHLAEEIKTRVRSLASVDAILEQTAGDVHKAGQLLQDAQRARSRAEGVRGTAEAVRQALEEARQAQGMAEQALQQSASDIQHSERALSMMQTQTGSAEQQLAGAMEQIGLLDRQTDALKVKRANNSLAATRAQEAASTARDRAGEAKQMLEGPLRDRYRTAQELVEHRAQGAQQAGNRAQQLREEAAGLLQDARGKLQRLRALEEEYERNERVLDAKAAQLGGLEARMREVLATINQQVQIYNTCQ, encoded by the exons ATGCGGAGCCCGGCGAAGCGGAGTCCCGccgtcctgctgctgctgccgctgctggcCG ggctgggggtggcccTGGCCCCCGATtccccccagggctgtgcccgcGGCAGCTGCTACCCGGCCACCGGGGACTTGCTGGTGGGGCGAGCAGCCCGCCTAAGTGCCACCTCCACCTGCGGGCTGCGCCGGCCCCAGCCCTACTGCATCGTCAGCCACCTCCAG gaggagaaaaagtgCTTCATCTGCGACTCGCGGCGGCCCTACGATGCCCGCACCAACACCAACAGCCACCGCATCGAGAATGTGGTCACCAGCTTTGCCCCCCGTCCCAAGAAAGCCTGGTGGCAGTCGGAGAACG GTGTGGAGCACGTCAGCATCCAGCTAGACCTGGAGGCCGAGTTCCACTTCACCCATCTCATCATGACTTTCAAG ACCTTCCGCCCCGCGGCCATGCTGGTGGAGCGCTCAGCAGACTTTGGGCACACCTGGAAGGTGTATCGATACTTCGCCTATGACTGCGCTGCCTCTTTTCCCCACGTCCCCCATGGGCCCCCACGCCGCATTGATGATGTCATCTGCGAGTCCCGCTACTCTGACATCGAGCCCTCCACTGAGGGGGAG GTCATCTACCGGGTGCTGGACCCTGCCATCCCCATCCGGGACCCCTACAGCCCTGCCATCCAAA ACCTGTTGCGTGTCACCAACCTGCGTGTGAACCTCACCAAGCTGCACACGCTGGGTGACAACCTGTTGGACTCACGGCGGGAGATCCAGGAGAAGTACTACTATGCGCTCTACGAGCTGGTGATGCGCGGGAACTGCTTCTGCTACGGGCACGCTTCTGAGTGCGCCCCGCTCAGCGGGGCCCCCGCCACCACCAATGGCATG GTGCACGGGCGCTGTGTCTGCAAACATCACACGCAGGGACTGAACTGCGAGCGCTGCGAGGACTTCTACCAAGACCTGCCTTGGCGCCCGGCCGAGGGCTCCAGCACCAACGCCTGTCGCC gctgtgacTGCAACGAGCACTCACGGCGGTGCCATTTTGACATGGCCGTGTTCCTGGCCACGGGGAACACCAGTGGGGGTGTGTGTGACGACTGCCAGCATAACACCATGGGCCGTCACTGCCACCTCTGCAAGCCCTTCTATTACAAGGATCCCACCAAGGACCTGCGGGACCCTGCAGTGTGCCGAG CCTGTGACTGTGACCCTGAGGGTTCTCTGGATGGTGGGCTATGCGACAGTGCTGATGACCCAGCCAGGGGCCTGATTGCGGGGCAGTGCCGCTGCAAGGAGCATGTGGCTGGTCCCCGCTGCGACCGCTGCAAACCCAGCTTCTTTGGCCTCAGCACTGACAACCCACAAGGCTGCCAGA GATGCCAATGTGATCCCCGTGGCACGGTGGCTGATGGCAGCCGGTGTAACCCTGTCAGTGGGGAGTGCTTCTGCAAGCGGCTGGTGACTGGGCGCAGCTGCAACCAGTGCCTG CCTGAGCACTGGGGACTGAGCCACGACCTCCCAGGCTGCCGGCCCTGTGACTGCGATGTGGGAGGTGCTCGCAACAACCT GTGTgccatggggacagggcagTGCCAGTGCCGCAGCCATGTGATAGGACGACAGTGTGAACAGGTGGAGACTGGTTTCTACCGCATCAATCTGGATCATTACACCTATGAGGCAGAGGATGCACGGCTGCATCAG GGCTCAGTGGTGGAGCGTGAGCCCCCCCCAGACCGTCCAGGTtcctggacagggacaggctTTGCCCGCATGTTGGAAGGTGGCTGGGTGGAGTTTCATGTGAGTGACGTGCCTTTCTCCACTGAGTATGATGTGGTCATCCGCTATGAGCCCCAG CACCCAGAGGCCTGGCAGGAGGTGGGGCTGAAGGTCCTGCGCCCCAGCCCTGTCTCCACCAGCAGCCCTTGTGGAAACACCATCCCTGCCGATGACCAGCTCTCCACCAGCCTTCCCTCTGGTGCAAG GTACGTGGTGCTGTCCCAGCCCATCTGTTTGGAGCAGGGTGTCTCCTACACGGTCCGCCTGGAACTGGGCTGTGCCGCTGCCCATCAGGATCCCACTGCCAGCGTGCTCATTGATTCG CTGGTGCTCCTGCCCCGTTACTCCTCACTGGAGATGTTTATTGCGGGTGACCCCAGCTCCATGGAGCGCCGAGAGACCTTTGAGCGTTACCACTGTGCCCAGCCTTTCCACGCTGCAGGGCCCTCCCCCATGGCTGAGCCTTGCTCCAGCCTCCTGCACAGCCTCTCAGCCATCCTGCATGATGGGGCGCTGT CCTGCCTCTGCGATCCCCAGGGCTCGCTCAGTGCCGAGTGCCAGCCCCAGGGTGGGCAGTGCCAGTGCAAACCCAATGTCATGGGACGACGCTGTCACCGTTGTTCCCCAGGAACATTTGGCTTTGGGCCTGGTGGTTGCCGAC CATGCCAGTGCAGCCATGAGGGTTCAGTGAGCACCATCTGCGACAGCACCACAGGGCAGTGCCCCTGCCGTGAGGGTACCCATGGCCCACGTTGTGACCGCTGTCAGCCCGGCCACTGGGGCTTCCCTGTCTGCCGGCCCTGCCAGTGCAACGGGCACACTGAGAACTGTGACCCTCGGACAGGCAGCTGCCTGCGCTGCCGTGACCACACAGATGGTGAAAGGTGCCAGAG GTGTGCGGCCGGACACTTTGGGAACCCATCGCTTGGCTCTGGGCAGCACTGCCGGCCCTGCCCCTGTCCTGAGGGGCCCAGCACCGCCCGCCACTTTGCTGCCTCCTGCTATCAAGACAGCCGCACCCAACAGGTTGTCTGCCACTGTAGCCCTGGCTACACAG GTTCCCGCTGTGATGAGTGTGCCCCTGGGTACTATGGGGACCCTCTGCAGGGTGGGCACTGCCTGCCCTGCCAGTGTCATGATAACATCGATGTGATGGACCCAGAGGCTTGTGACCGGCGCACAGGGCAGTGCCTGCGCTGCCTCTACAACACAGCAGGGCCCCACTGCGCTGAATGCCAGCCCGGCTTCTATGGAGATGCCACACGACACAGCTGCAGGC GTTGCTCCTGCAACCCCCTGGGCACTGACCCCAGCACCTGTgggccccagcagtgccactgtGACAGGCACAGTGGGCAGTGCCACTGCCTGCCCCATGTGGAGGGCCAGAGCTGCGACCGCTGCAGCCCCAACTTCTGGAACCTGGCCAGTGGGAGAGGCTGCCAGCCTTGTGCCTGCCACCCCCAGCACTCCCTGACACCCACCTGCAACCAG TTCACAGGGCAGTGCTCCTGCCGGCCAGGTTTTGGGGGCCAGACTTGCACCGACTGCCAGGAGCACCACTGGGGTGACCCGCGGCAGCAGTGCCGAG cctgtgacTGTGACCCCCGTGGCATAGCCAGTGCCCAGTGCCACCGCAGCAGTGGCCATTGTGACTGCCGGCCTGGTATCTCTGGAGTCCGCTGTGACCAGTGTGCCCGGGGCTTTGCTGGTaccttccctgcctgccagccctgccaccccTGCTTCGGGGACTGGGACCGTGTGGTGCAGGATCTGGCCGCTCGTAcccaagcactggcacagcgggccagcctcctgcagcacaCCGGGGCTGCTGGCGCCTTCAAGGGCACCTTCCGGCAGCTGGAGGAGAACCTTGCCACTGTACGTGATGTGGTGGCCACTCGCAACACCACTGCTGCTACCGCCGCCCACTTGACACACTCCATGGAGGGACTGCG GCGGCATATTGAAGAGGCAACTGAGAGGCTGACACGAGTGGAAGGGGAGCTGACAGCTGCTCAGGATGCCAACTTCAATGCCAGCCATGTGCTGAACACTGTGGACCGGGGCGCCCGCGCCCTCAACCACAGCCTGCAGGACTTGGAACAGCGGCTACACGCCCTCAAGACTTCCAATTTCCTTG GTGCCTATGACAGTATTCGTCAGTCCTATGAGGAGTCGCAGGAGGCCGAGCGCCAGGCAGACACCTCCACCCGTGCCGTGCCCAGCCCTGTCAGCATCTCGGCAGGCACTCGTCACCgcactgagcagctcctggccagcCAGCGGGATGACTTCAATCGCCACAATGCGGCCAGCCGGCGGGCACTGATGGACCTGGCAGCAAGGGCACAGGCACTGAGTCTGCAGCCGCTCAACGAGAAG GTCTGCGGTGTGGTGGGTGATGTGCCCTGTGCGGAGAGCCCTTGTGGAGGTGCCGGGTGCCAGGATGAGGATGGGGGACGACGCTGTGGTGGTCTGAGCTGTGGTGGAGCTGTGTCCAAGGCTGACAGTGCTCTGGACCGGGCACGCCATGCCCAGGAGGAGCTGCGTCAGGCTGCCAGTGACATGACCCAGCTCTCCCACAAG GTGGCAGAGGCCAAGGGGAAGGCAAATGAGGCCCGGCTGCAAgcacaggcagccctggacaAGGCGAACCAGACCAGGGCCTGTGTGGAGAGCTCCAACAAGGAGCTGAGGGAGCTAATCAGTCATGTCAAGGCCTTCTTGAGTC AGGAGGGGGCTGATCCTGAGAGCATTGAGGTGGTAGCCAGTCGGGTACTGGAGCTGTCACTCCCTGCTGCACCGGACCAGATCCAGCACCTGGCCGAGGAGATCAAGACGCGGGTCCGCAGCCTGGCCAGCGTGGATGCCATCCTGGAGCAGACAGCCGGTGATGTGCATAaggctgggcagctgctgcaggatgcCCAGCGGGCCAG GTCACGGGCGGAGGGAGTGCGGGGCACAGCCGAGGCAGTACGGCAGGCGCTGGAGGAGGCGCGGCAAGCCCAGGGCATGGCCGAGCAGGCACTGCAGCAATCTGCTAGTGACATCCAGCACAGCGAGAGAGCCCTTAGCATG ATGCAGACCCAGACTggaagtgcagagcagcagttgGCAGGTGCCATGGAGCAGATTGGGCTCCTGGACAGGCAGACTGATGCCCTGAAGGTGAAACGTGCAAACAACAGCCTGGCAGCCACACGTGCCCAAGAGGCAGCCAGTACTGCACGGGACCGGGCCGGGGAGGCCAAGCAG ATGCTGGAGGGGCCACTTCGGGACCGGTACCGGACAGCACAGGAGCTGGTAGAGCACCGGGCACAGGGTGCACAGCAGGCAGGCAACCGGGCACAGCAGTTGcgggaggaggctgcagggctgctgcaggatgcCCGGGGCAAGCTGCAAAGGCTTCGAG CATTAGAGGAGGAGTACGAGAGAAATGAGCGAGTGCTGGATGCCAAAGCAGCCCAGCTGGGTGGGCTAGAGGCCAGAATGAGGGAGGTGCTGGCCACCATCAACCAGCAGGTCCAGATCTACAACACCTGCCAGTGA